A genome region from Haliotis asinina isolate JCU_RB_2024 chromosome 11, JCU_Hal_asi_v2, whole genome shotgun sequence includes the following:
- the LOC137256030 gene encoding nuclease EXOG, mitochondrial-like — MAPAGNYKYDQRAMSDTFYSTNILPQDPENNGGFWNRFEMYCRDLTKKFKDVRILSGPVMLPESEEDGKLYVNYEVIGKNQVAVPTHLFKVIVAENDDSDMKYVGAFIVPNEPISSHKLRDFEVSVDYLESKTGVKYLPRLDKSRQLSLCGKDGCTIMSSSEFELDMTRKKMESAYSVHQLEKSWTELQNKRIKPDEKLVALYQNRRNELVEKEKLKREL, encoded by the exons ATGGCACCGGCTGGCAATTACAAGTATGACCAG AGAGCCATGAGTGACACATTTTACTCGACCAACATCCTGCCTCAAGACCCAGAAAACAATGGTGGCTTTTGGAACCGATTTGAGATGTACTGTCGTGACCTCACCAAGAAGTTCAAGGATGTCCGCATCTTGAGTGGTCCTGTGATGTTGCCGGAATCAGAGGAAGATGGGAAACTGTATGTGAACTATGAA GTGATCGGAAAGAACCAGGTTGCCGTGCCAACCCATCTGTTCAAGGTCATTGTGGCAGAAAATGATGATTCTGACATGAAATATGTCGGTGCATTTATTGTTCCAAACGAACCAATATCAAGTCATAAACTACGAGATTTTGAAGTGAGTGTAGATTATTTGGAAAGTAAAACTGGTGTTAAGTATTTACCCAGACTGGACAAATCCAGGCAGTTAAGTTTATGTGGGAAAGATGGGTGTACCATTATGTCCAGTAGCGAGTTTGAACTGGATATGACGAGGAAGAAAATGGAAAGCGCTTACAGTGTCCATCAGCTGGAGAAGTCTTGGACAGAACTTCAGAACAAACGTATAAAACCTGATGAGAAACTAGTTGCTCTTTACCAGAACAGAAGAAATGAACTTGTAGAAAAAGAGAAATTAAAACGTGAATTGTGA